From a single Mycolicibacterium mengxianglii genomic region:
- a CDS encoding glycosyltransferase family 4 protein: MTSTPDRHRGVRSVLLLCWRDSGHPQGGGSEAYLQRIGAQLAADGVRVTLRTAQYPGAPRRETVDGVRISRGGGPYSVYIWAGLAMVLARIGLGPLRRARPDVVIDTQNGIPFLARLAYGRRVVLLVHHCHREQWPVAGPVLGRLGWFIESKLSPWMHNRHQYVTVSLPSARDLTELGVAPPRIAVVRNGLDEVPEAALQAGRSATPRVAVLSRLVPHKQIEDALDAVAALRPRMPDLHLDIVGGGWWHQPLVDYAALLGISDAVTFHGHVDDATKHQVVHRAWVHVLPSRKEGWGLAVVEAAQHGVPTIGYESSGGLADSIVDGVTGTLVADRDEMIDKLELLLRDEELRTGLGDKAQARSGDFSWPQSARAMRTVLDAVHRGTRVSGLV; encoded by the coding sequence ATGACCAGCACACCTGACCGACACCGCGGAGTCCGTTCCGTGCTGTTGTTGTGCTGGCGCGACAGCGGCCATCCGCAGGGCGGCGGCAGCGAGGCCTACCTACAGCGGATCGGCGCCCAGCTGGCCGCCGACGGCGTACGGGTGACGCTGCGCACCGCGCAGTACCCGGGTGCCCCGCGCCGGGAAACGGTCGACGGTGTGCGGATCAGCCGCGGTGGCGGCCCCTACTCGGTGTACATCTGGGCGGGCCTGGCGATGGTGCTGGCCCGGATCGGGCTCGGTCCGCTGCGTCGTGCGCGCCCCGACGTCGTGATCGACACCCAGAACGGCATCCCGTTCCTGGCGCGGCTGGCCTACGGCCGGCGGGTCGTGCTGCTGGTGCACCACTGCCACCGCGAGCAGTGGCCCGTCGCCGGCCCCGTGCTCGGACGGCTGGGCTGGTTCATCGAGTCGAAACTCTCGCCGTGGATGCACAACCGCCACCAGTACGTCACGGTGTCCCTGCCCTCGGCCCGCGACCTGACCGAACTCGGTGTCGCACCGCCGCGCATCGCCGTGGTGCGCAACGGCCTGGACGAGGTTCCCGAAGCGGCTCTGCAGGCCGGGAGGTCGGCGACGCCGCGGGTCGCGGTGTTGTCCCGGCTGGTGCCGCACAAGCAGATCGAAGACGCCCTCGACGCGGTGGCGGCGCTGCGCCCCCGGATGCCGGACCTGCACCTCGACATCGTGGGTGGCGGGTGGTGGCATCAGCCCCTGGTCGACTACGCGGCTCTGCTGGGGATCTCCGATGCGGTGACATTCCACGGCCACGTCGATGACGCCACCAAACACCAAGTGGTGCACCGTGCCTGGGTTCACGTGCTGCCGTCGCGCAAAGAAGGGTGGGGTCTTGCCGTCGTCGAGGCCGCTCAGCACGGGGTGCCGACCATCGGCTACGAATCCTCCGGGGGGCTGGCCGATTCGATCGTCGACGGGGTGACGGGCACGCTGGTCGCCGACCGTGACGAGATGATCGACAAGCTCGAGTTGCTCCTGCGGGACGAGGAGCTACGTACCGGTCTGGGTGACAAGGCGCAGGCACGCAGCGGCGACTTCTCGTGGCCGCAGAGCGCGCGGGCGATGCGTACCGTGCTCGATGCAGTGCACCGCGGTACCCGGGTCAGCGGCCTGGTCTGA
- a CDS encoding DUF3068 domain-containing protein yields MNRAVMLRIAACGILGLGAALLIAALLLSTYTASKIKRIPLNVDASLVSDGTGTALDPASLLGERFIIDRDVPLVSQQQVTVESPANADVVTLQVGTTVRRTDQQQDNGLLLAMVDTVTLNRETALAVSDDTHPGGSVQKPRSIEDTKPPTNIALPHEGLSYRFPFNTEKKTYPYFDAIAQRAFDANYEGEEDVNGLTTYRFTQNVGYDADGKLVDPIKYASLYDNDEDGVVTARASLWGLEGDPEEPITMTRYYAAQRTFWVDPDSGTIVKAEEHANHYYARDELRPEMELADYTVTSTEETVESQVAAARDERDRIGLWSRVLPITFTAAGLVALVGGALLGSFSLRAESALIDPGSDGEGGFFAGLGGRRAEDTGPMPAAEAETEKLPAQRPDLHPDPGPPDRR; encoded by the coding sequence TTGAATCGAGCAGTCATGTTGCGTATCGCCGCGTGCGGCATCTTGGGCCTCGGCGCCGCGCTGTTGATCGCCGCGCTGCTGCTGTCCACGTACACCGCGAGCAAGATCAAGCGGATCCCGCTGAACGTGGACGCCTCTCTGGTGAGCGACGGCACCGGTACCGCCCTTGACCCCGCGTCACTGCTGGGTGAGCGGTTCATCATCGACCGGGATGTGCCGCTGGTGTCACAGCAGCAGGTCACCGTCGAGTCGCCGGCCAACGCCGATGTGGTGACCCTGCAGGTCGGGACCACGGTGCGGCGCACCGACCAGCAGCAGGACAACGGTCTGCTGCTGGCGATGGTCGACACCGTGACGCTGAACCGTGAGACCGCCTTGGCCGTCTCCGATGACACCCACCCCGGTGGTTCGGTGCAGAAGCCGCGCTCCATCGAAGACACCAAGCCGCCGACCAACATCGCGCTGCCGCACGAGGGACTGTCCTACCGGTTCCCGTTCAACACCGAGAAGAAGACCTACCCGTACTTCGACGCGATCGCCCAGCGCGCCTTCGACGCCAACTACGAAGGCGAAGAAGACGTCAACGGGCTGACGACGTACCGGTTCACCCAGAACGTCGGCTACGACGCCGACGGCAAGCTGGTCGACCCCATCAAGTACGCCTCGCTCTACGACAACGACGAAGACGGCGTGGTCACCGCACGCGCGTCGCTGTGGGGCCTCGAAGGGGACCCCGAAGAGCCGATCACGATGACCCGGTACTACGCCGCACAGCGGACGTTCTGGGTGGATCCGGACTCCGGCACCATCGTCAAGGCCGAGGAACACGCCAATCACTACTACGCGCGTGACGAACTCAGGCCGGAGATGGAACTGGCCGACTACACCGTGACCTCCACCGAGGAGACCGTCGAGTCCCAGGTGGCCGCCGCCCGCGACGAGCGGGACCGGATCGGTCTGTGGTCCCGGGTGCTGCCCATCACGTTCACCGCCGCCGGACTGGTCGCGTTGGTCGGAGGTGCGCTGCTGGGATCGTTCAGCCTGCGCGCCGAGTCCGCACTGATCGACCCGGGCTCTGACGGCGAAGGCGGTTTCTTCGCCGGCCTCGGTGGCCGACGTGCCGAGGACACCGGCCCGATGCCGGCGGCCGAAGCCGAGACCGAGAAGCTGCCTGCGCAGCGCCCGGACCTACATCCCGACCCCGGTCCGCCCGACCGTCGTTAG